From the Acinetobacter wanghuae genome, one window contains:
- a CDS encoding DUF2726 domain-containing protein — MAIYILIGSLLLFFALIIAWRQLGNRAKRQDSILKQRAIFNFNEQLTYTRLKEILSEKTVLAHVSYDTLLTTKFYRTRNKYRNLVADFVVLDQQHHIIAIVAVDDPLVLKRPQQSQYEDALLTMAGYRVIRYDNVPEYQQLRQDFLGEQAFSMIDSSSNSVNEMKRPRSYAGRNIKAMS, encoded by the coding sequence ATGGCTATTTATATTCTCATTGGGAGTTTGTTACTCTTTTTTGCGTTAATCATCGCATGGAGACAACTCGGCAATCGCGCAAAAAGACAAGACAGTATTTTGAAACAACGTGCAATTTTTAATTTTAATGAACAGCTGACCTATACGCGCTTAAAAGAAATACTATCTGAAAAAACTGTATTGGCACATGTGTCCTACGATACCTTGCTGACAACGAAATTTTATCGAACCCGTAATAAATACCGTAACTTAGTGGCAGACTTTGTGGTTTTAGACCAACAGCATCACATCATTGCGATTGTCGCTGTAGATGATCCTTTAGTGTTAAAGCGTCCACAGCAATCGCAATACGAAGATGCTTTACTGACGATGGCAGGTTACCGCGTGATACGTTATGACAATGTGCCAGAATATCAACAGTTAAGGCAGGATTTCTTAGGTGAACAAGCATTTTCAATGATTGATTCAAGCTCGAATTCAGTCAACGAGATGAAACGACCGCGTTCATATGCAGGTCGTAATATTAAAGCCATGAGCTAA
- the mdtD gene encoding multidrug transporter subunit MdtD produces MNATPSHQALTPEFRLLVLLVSIGFFMQGLDSTIINTALPAIALNLGEDPLRMHSVVVAYVLSVAACIPLSGWLADRYGVRNIYFAAIIIFALASLGCAFSHNLNELLIYRVLQGFGGALLLPVGRLALLKIIPRTQFLAAMSLMSLAGLMGPLIGPTLGGWMAEYLSWQWVFFINIPIGILGALLTFKAMPNVTEPEVAAFDFGGFILLIFAMVSLCLGIENFASPQYPIWWSLGLIFVGIISSFIYAYHAHTHQNALFRSRLFNNKIFTLGILGNFFARLGGNAMPFLLPLMLQVAFGFEPFITGLLMIPTVLGSLASKPIIRPIIQYFGYRRVLVVNTLLVGICIASFALTTAETPIWLRAIHFFVFGILNSLQFVSMNTLTLKDLTQQDASSGNSFLSMIMMLSMSIGVALAGTLVNMFSAYFGADQLDLAFHTALMCLGCINVIAAYIFWNIPKNVSV; encoded by the coding sequence ATGAATGCAACGCCCAGCCATCAAGCCTTAACCCCTGAATTTAGACTGCTTGTCTTGCTGGTGTCTATCGGCTTTTTCATGCAGGGTTTGGACAGCACTATTATTAATACGGCATTACCTGCCATTGCGCTTAATTTAGGAGAAGATCCTTTAAGAATGCACAGTGTGGTGGTGGCTTATGTGCTGTCTGTGGCGGCATGTATTCCCTTAAGTGGTTGGCTCGCTGACCGTTATGGCGTCCGTAATATTTATTTTGCAGCCATTATTATTTTTGCATTGGCATCATTAGGCTGCGCCTTTTCGCATAACCTCAATGAATTACTCATTTATCGCGTATTACAAGGTTTTGGTGGTGCATTACTGTTACCGGTCGGTCGCTTAGCCTTACTTAAAATTATTCCCCGCACTCAGTTTTTAGCCGCTATGAGCCTGATGAGTCTCGCCGGTTTAATGGGACCTCTAATTGGTCCTACCTTAGGTGGCTGGATGGCGGAATACTTATCTTGGCAATGGGTATTTTTTATCAATATTCCAATTGGTATTTTAGGTGCTTTACTGACCTTCAAAGCTATGCCTAATGTGACTGAACCCGAAGTAGCTGCTTTTGATTTTGGTGGTTTTATCTTATTGATCTTTGCTATGGTCAGCTTATGTTTGGGTATTGAAAACTTTGCTAGTCCTCAATATCCAATCTGGTGGAGTCTTGGTCTGATTTTTGTCGGTATTATCAGCTCCTTTATTTATGCCTACCATGCACATACCCATCAAAATGCCTTATTCCGCAGCCGCTTATTCAATAATAAGATTTTCACGCTTGGCATCTTGGGCAATTTCTTTGCCCGTTTAGGTGGCAATGCGATGCCCTTCTTATTGCCGCTAATGCTGCAAGTGGCTTTTGGCTTCGAACCCTTTATTACAGGGTTATTGATGATTCCAACGGTTTTAGGATCATTAGCATCTAAACCGATTATTCGCCCGATCATTCAATATTTTGGCTATCGCCGTGTCTTGGTCGTCAATACGTTATTGGTTGGTATTTGCATTGCCAGTTTTGCACTCACCACAGCCGAGACACCGATTTGGTTGCGTGCCATTCATTTCTTTGTTTTTGGTATTTTAAATTCCTTGCAATTCGTTTCAATGAACACACTGACCTTAAAAGATTTAACCCAACAAGATGCCAGCAGTGGAAATAGTTTTTTATCCATGATTATGATGCTGTCTATGAGTATCGGTGTTGCACTAGCAGGTACATTGGTAAATATGTTTAGTGCATATTTTGGGGCCGATCAATTAGATTTAGCGTTTCATACTGCATTGATGTGTTTAGGATGCATTAATGTGATTGCAGCTTATATTTTCTGGAATATCCCTAAAAATGTTTCAGTTTAG
- a CDS encoding RidA family protein, whose protein sequence is MTVQRLHVSKRFSEIAISGNLVHLAGQLASDLDLDIQGQTQQTLDIIDQFLAEAGTDKSHIMSVTIYLKDIEQDYAAFNEVWDAWVLDIQALPRTCVEAKLYDPKVLVELTVVAVKPT, encoded by the coding sequence ATGACGGTTCAACGTTTGCATGTCTCGAAACGCTTTTCTGAAATTGCGATTTCAGGCAATTTAGTCCATCTTGCGGGTCAATTAGCATCGGATCTTGACCTCGATATTCAAGGTCAAACTCAACAAACGTTGGACATCATTGACCAGTTCCTTGCTGAAGCAGGCACAGATAAAAGCCACATCATGTCAGTGACTATCTATTTAAAAGATATTGAACAAGATTATGCTGCATTCAATGAAGTATGGGATGCATGGGTTTTAGATATTCAAGCCCTGCCGCGTACTTGTGTCGAAGCCAAGCTCTATGATCCCAAAGTTTTGGTCGAATTGACGGTTGTTGCAGTTAAACCTACATAA
- the shiA gene encoding shikimate transporter encodes MSSANSSVVQEQRARKAALSSFVGAVVDWYDFLLYGIVAALIFKDQFFPSIGNNMGTLAALATFGVGFLFRPLGGIVFGHFGDKLGRKKMLVITVVLMGLSTVGIGLLPNFEMIGWWAPVLLVTLRALQGFAVGGEWGGAALMAVENAPKGKKAFYSSGVQVGFGVGLVLATGAVSLILHFFGEAAFADWAWRIPFIASIVLIAIAMWIRHGQDESQEFVEKVINSAQKPAKLPIIQAVTKHPKAFFYIIALRMTELLTMYLVTNFALNYSTNHLGMDKQFFLNITLMVGAISCISIPFFAWISDKIEHKTMCIWGGLIGALSAFPFFMALDAQNTWMIIVGAILLANIAHDMVVSVHQPIFTSLFGTEYRYSGAGVGYQVASIIGGGFTPMIAASLVIWADGSWHYVAIYLAIGCLLTAVVAAMMPKTQD; translated from the coding sequence ATGTCCTCTGCGAATTCTTCTGTTGTTCAAGAACAACGCGCGCGTAAAGCTGCGCTCTCTAGCTTTGTTGGTGCTGTCGTCGATTGGTATGATTTTCTCCTTTACGGGATTGTCGCAGCCTTAATTTTTAAAGATCAATTTTTCCCAAGTATTGGCAACAATATGGGCACCCTTGCTGCCCTTGCAACCTTTGGTGTCGGTTTCTTATTTCGCCCGCTAGGCGGTATTGTGTTCGGGCATTTTGGTGACAAACTCGGTCGTAAAAAAATGCTCGTTATTACTGTCGTCTTGATGGGCTTATCAACGGTGGGTATTGGTCTATTACCTAATTTTGAAATGATCGGTTGGTGGGCACCGGTACTATTGGTCACTTTACGTGCATTACAAGGTTTTGCCGTCGGTGGTGAATGGGGCGGTGCTGCACTTATGGCAGTAGAAAATGCGCCTAAAGGTAAAAAAGCATTTTACTCGAGCGGTGTTCAAGTCGGTTTTGGCGTAGGTTTAGTACTCGCGACTGGCGCTGTATCACTCATTCTTCATTTCTTTGGTGAAGCCGCTTTCGCGGATTGGGCTTGGCGTATCCCTTTTATTGCCAGTATCGTTTTAATTGCCATTGCAATGTGGATTCGTCACGGTCAGGATGAATCTCAAGAATTTGTTGAAAAAGTTATCAATTCTGCGCAAAAGCCAGCCAAACTTCCGATCATACAAGCGGTAACCAAGCATCCAAAAGCCTTCTTTTATATTATTGCGCTGCGAATGACTGAGCTGTTAACCATGTATTTGGTAACCAATTTTGCTCTCAATTATTCGACCAATCATTTGGGTATGGATAAACAGTTCTTCTTAAATATTACCCTCATGGTCGGTGCGATCAGTTGTATCAGTATTCCATTTTTTGCTTGGATTTCTGACAAAATTGAGCATAAAACCATGTGTATTTGGGGCGGTTTAATCGGTGCACTATCCGCATTCCCCTTCTTTATGGCGTTAGATGCACAAAATACATGGATGATTATTGTCGGTGCCATTTTGCTTGCCAATATCGCACATGATATGGTGGTCAGTGTTCACCAACCTATTTTTACCTCATTGTTCGGCACTGAATATCGCTATAGCGGTGCAGGTGTGGGCTACCAAGTGGCGAGTATTATTGGTGGTGGCTTTACGCCAATGATCGCAGCATCCTTGGTGATTTGGGCAGATGGTTCATGGCACTATGTTGCTATTTATTTAGCGATTGGTTGTTTATTAACAGCGGTTGTGGCTGCAATGATGCCAAAAACACAGGATTAA
- a CDS encoding YgiQ family radical SAM protein encodes MSTAYTMQTAPKALFDYDKYWASCFDPAPFLPMSREEMDQLGWDSCDFILVCGDAYIDHPSFCSGIIGRTLEAQGFRVGIIAQPDWTNVDAFRVLGKPNIAWGVTAGNMDSMINRYTADRKIRSDDAYSPDNVPNKRPDRAATVYCQRVREAYPDVPVLLGGIEASLRRIAHYDYWSDKVRRSVLMDSKADLLMYGNGERSITEIMHRLARGEKITDITDVRGTAFIVNKNNRASKAKFVEIASNDVDSVGRVDPIINPYVMTEDLDGCEIEKGKESTQYQGFQKEPVANPIVREGDNLDSDTQIVQLQPASKAIKHKLPPRELSVIRLPAFEEVAADPVLYAHANRILHLETNPGNARALVQKHGERDVWLNAPPIPLTTEEMDYVFDLPYARLPHPSYGQARFPAFDMIKFSVNIMRGCFGGCTFCSITEHEGRIIQNRSEESILREVEKIRDTAPGFTGIISDLGGPTANMYRLACKDPEIEKNCRKPSCVFPGVCQNLHTDHAPLTQLYRKARSLPGIKKILIGSGLRYDLAVLNPEYVKELVTHHVGGYLKIAPEHTEKGPLNKMMKPGIGTYDRFKQMFDRFSKEAGKEQYLIPYFIAAHPGTTDYDMMNLAIWLKKNGFRADQVQTFYPSPMATATTMYHTGKNPLAKVARYTETVDIVKGDKRRRLHKAFLRYHDANNWPLLREALKEMGRADLIGNSKHHLIPTYQPASSTEGQYQSARKKNSTVAGDSAKRNGEQGNRTKAAQAQGRPSNTKKRPERGQILTQYTGLPPRETGDAKKPFTGNKSKSKSRA; translated from the coding sequence ATGTCTACTGCTTATACCATGCAGACAGCGCCTAAAGCGTTGTTTGATTACGACAAATATTGGGCGTCATGTTTCGACCCAGCGCCATTTTTGCCGATGTCACGCGAAGAAATGGATCAACTCGGTTGGGACAGTTGTGATTTTATTTTAGTTTGTGGCGATGCTTATATCGATCATCCGTCATTTTGTTCAGGCATCATTGGTCGTACCTTGGAGGCGCAAGGCTTCCGTGTTGGCATTATTGCACAGCCTGACTGGACGAACGTGGATGCGTTCCGCGTGCTCGGTAAACCGAATATTGCTTGGGGTGTAACGGCAGGGAACATGGATTCCATGATTAACCGTTATACGGCTGACCGTAAAATTCGTTCAGATGATGCTTATTCACCAGATAATGTGCCAAATAAACGTCCAGACCGTGCAGCAACTGTGTATTGTCAACGTGTACGTGAAGCTTACCCTGATGTACCTGTACTTTTAGGTGGTATCGAAGCATCACTGCGTCGTATCGCACATTATGATTATTGGTCAGACAAAGTTCGTCGTTCAGTTTTGATGGATTCAAAGGCCGACCTTTTGATGTATGGTAATGGTGAGCGTTCGATCACTGAAATTATGCATCGTTTGGCGCGTGGTGAAAAAATCACAGATATTACTGATGTTCGTGGTACGGCATTTATTGTCAATAAAAATAACCGTGCATCGAAAGCCAAATTTGTCGAAATTGCATCGAATGATGTCGATAGCGTTGGTCGTGTTGATCCAATCATCAACCCATATGTGATGACTGAAGATTTAGACGGCTGTGAAATTGAAAAGGGTAAAGAAAGTACCCAATATCAAGGTTTCCAAAAAGAACCTGTTGCGAATCCGATTGTACGTGAAGGCGATAATCTAGATTCTGATACTCAAATTGTACAACTTCAGCCCGCATCTAAAGCGATAAAACATAAATTACCGCCACGTGAATTATCTGTTATTCGCCTGCCTGCTTTTGAAGAAGTGGCAGCAGATCCTGTGTTGTATGCACATGCCAATCGTATTTTGCATTTAGAAACCAATCCGGGTAATGCGCGTGCTTTGGTTCAAAAGCATGGCGAACGTGATGTTTGGCTGAATGCGCCTCCAATTCCGTTAACCACGGAAGAAATGGATTATGTGTTTGATTTGCCTTATGCACGTCTTCCACATCCATCTTATGGTCAGGCACGTTTCCCCGCTTTTGACATGATTAAGTTCTCTGTGAACATCATGCGTGGCTGTTTTGGCGGATGTACCTTCTGTTCGATTACTGAGCATGAAGGTCGTATTATTCAGAACCGTTCTGAAGAATCGATTTTACGTGAAGTTGAAAAAATTCGTGATACTGCACCGGGCTTTACCGGCATTATTTCCGATTTAGGCGGCCCGACTGCCAACATGTATCGTTTGGCGTGTAAAGATCCTGAGATTGAAAAGAATTGTCGTAAGCCATCGTGTGTGTTCCCGGGGGTATGTCAAAACCTACATACTGATCATGCGCCATTGACCCAGTTATATCGTAAAGCACGTTCTTTACCAGGTATTAAAAAGATTCTGATTGGTTCAGGTTTACGTTATGACTTAGCGGTATTAAACCCTGAATACGTGAAAGAATTGGTGACGCATCACGTTGGTGGTTACCTTAAGATTGCACCTGAACATACCGAAAAGGGCCCACTCAATAAAATGATGAAGCCGGGTATTGGGACGTATGACCGTTTCAAACAAATGTTCGATCGCTTTAGTAAGGAAGCAGGTAAAGAACAATACCTTATCCCTTACTTCATCGCAGCGCATCCAGGCACAACCGATTACGATATGATGAATCTTGCGATTTGGCTGAAAAAGAATGGTTTCCGTGCCGATCAGGTACAAACTTTCTATCCATCACCAATGGCAACTGCAACCACCATGTATCACACGGGTAAGAACCCACTTGCCAAAGTCGCGCGTTATACAGAGACCGTAGATATTGTAAAAGGTGATAAACGTCGTCGTTTGCATAAAGCATTCTTGCGTTACCATGATGCCAATAACTGGCCATTACTGCGTGAAGCATTAAAAGAAATGGGACGTGCAGATCTGATTGGTAACTCGAAGCATCATTTGATCCCGACGTATCAACCTGCATCTAGCACCGAAGGGCAGTATCAATCGGCTCGTAAAAAGAATTCGACTGTGGCAGGTGATTCTGCAAAACGTAACGGTGAACAAGGTAACCGAACTAAAGCCGCACAGGCTCAAGGTCGTCCTTCAAACACCAAGAAACGTCCTGAGCGTGGTCAAATCTTAACGCAATATACCGGTTTACCACCACGCGAAACAGGTGATGCGAAAAAACCATTTACAGGTAATAAATCAAAGTCTAAATCACGTGCTTAA
- the dinB gene encoding DNA polymerase IV, which produces MRKIIHIDMDAFYASVELRERPDLKHLPVVIASHHARAVVTAASYPARSFGLRSAMSMTQARKLCPQVIVIEPNFQKYREVSAQIHQVFRQYTDVIEPLSLDEAYLDVTENLQNIASATEVAMRIREDIFQLTGLTASAGVAPNKFLAKVASDWHKPNGICVIKPTQVQAFIHELPLKKIPGVGRVTQEKLQRLNLVTLGDLQDVDEFFLIQHFGKYGRRLYLYAQGIDDRPVEAERERQQISKETTFDGNLVLAQCPPYWDKLVEQVWFSLNQKKLTARGVSVKLKMPNFKILQHSKSFKVPLRSVQDLQQVLHNLIIDMHIDPQQSFRLIGVGVHLLSPPEPEQQLSLL; this is translated from the coding sequence ATGCGCAAAATTATTCATATCGATATGGATGCGTTTTACGCCTCCGTAGAGCTGCGTGAACGCCCTGATTTAAAACACTTGCCGGTCGTAATCGCATCCCATCATGCGCGTGCGGTGGTGACGGCTGCATCTTATCCCGCGCGTAGCTTTGGGTTGCGCTCAGCCATGTCGATGACACAAGCTCGAAAACTATGTCCACAGGTCATTGTAATTGAACCGAATTTCCAAAAATATCGTGAAGTTTCGGCACAAATTCATCAAGTATTTCGTCAATATACCGATGTGATCGAGCCACTATCACTTGATGAAGCCTACTTAGATGTCACTGAAAATTTGCAAAATATTGCCAGTGCCACCGAAGTTGCAATGCGCATTCGTGAGGATATTTTTCAGCTCACAGGTTTGACAGCATCGGCAGGTGTAGCACCGAATAAATTTCTAGCCAAAGTGGCTTCAGATTGGCATAAACCCAATGGCATCTGTGTGATTAAACCCACTCAAGTTCAGGCTTTTATCCATGAGCTACCATTAAAGAAAATTCCAGGTGTTGGTAGGGTCACCCAAGAAAAATTACAACGTTTAAACTTGGTTACTTTGGGAGATTTGCAGGATGTTGATGAATTCTTTCTCATTCAACATTTTGGTAAATACGGCAGAAGGCTCTATTTATATGCCCAAGGCATTGATGACCGCCCTGTTGAAGCAGAACGCGAAAGGCAGCAAATTTCCAAAGAAACCACTTTTGATGGCAATTTAGTGCTCGCACAATGTCCACCTTATTGGGACAAATTGGTAGAACAAGTTTGGTTTAGCTTAAATCAAAAAAAACTTACAGCACGCGGTGTGTCAGTCAAACTCAAAATGCCCAATTTTAAAATTCTGCAACACAGTAAAAGCTTTAAAGTGCCTCTACGCTCGGTTCAAGATTTACAACAAGTCTTACACAACTTAATCATCGATATGCATATTGATCCGCAGCAATCATTTCGCTTGATTGGTGTTGGAGTGCATTTGCTGAGTCCACCAGAACCAGAGCAACAACTTTCCTTACTTTAG
- a CDS encoding glycoside hydrolase family 25 protein, with protein MTANKKHTSNLWPIALSTGVIFIVFLLLYLFIFRAPSANAADYPIQGFDVSHHQKEIEWKKISPQKYRFVYLKSTEGGDFKDTKFQENWLKAREHGLLVGAYHFYRLCRDGTVQAQNFIESVPNKPDTLPPVIDLEYDSNCINTYSKEQLLKEIQVMHDALKQHYGKQPIFYTSKTFYNIVLAGSFKDVPLWVREYKGLPDLKDQPKWHFWQHTNQGKIQGISTPVDMNVFYGSEQVWLKFLEKNQVTYHKPPID; from the coding sequence ATGACAGCCAACAAAAAACACACTTCAAATCTTTGGCCGATTGCATTGAGCACTGGGGTCATTTTTATTGTGTTTTTGCTGCTGTATCTATTTATTTTTAGAGCACCTTCTGCCAATGCAGCAGACTACCCGATTCAAGGGTTTGATGTCTCGCATCATCAAAAAGAGATTGAATGGAAAAAGATTTCTCCGCAAAAATATCGCTTCGTGTATTTAAAGTCGACCGAAGGTGGTGATTTTAAAGATACTAAATTTCAAGAAAACTGGCTCAAAGCGCGTGAACATGGACTATTAGTTGGTGCCTATCATTTTTACCGTTTATGCCGTGATGGCACGGTTCAAGCCCAAAATTTTATTGAATCTGTACCGAATAAACCTGATACTTTGCCGCCTGTGATTGATTTGGAATATGACAGCAATTGCATCAATACCTATTCCAAAGAACAACTTTTAAAAGAAATTCAGGTCATGCACGATGCCTTGAAACAACATTATGGCAAGCAACCGATTTTCTATACCTCGAAAACTTTTTATAACATCGTATTGGCAGGATCATTTAAAGACGTTCCACTTTGGGTTCGCGAATATAAAGGCTTGCCAGACTTGAAAGATCAGCCCAAATGGCACTTTTGGCAACATACCAATCAAGGAAAAATTCAAGGGATCAGCACACCTGTGGACATGAATGTGTTTTATGGTTCAGAGCAAGTATGGTTAAAGTTTTTAGAAAAAAATCAGGTGACTTATCACAAGCCACCTATTGATTAA